A single region of the Pseudalkalibacillus berkeleyi genome encodes:
- the sodA gene encoding superoxide dismutase, whose translation MAKHELPALPYEFNALEPHIDEETMKIHHGKHHNAYVTKLNGALEGHADLQDKSIEALVSNLDAVPENIRTAVRNNGGGHANHTLFWQVLSPNGGGAPTGELADKINSKFGSYDQFKEDFAAAAAGRFGSGWAWLVVNNGELEITSTPNQDTPLMEGKTPILGLDVWEHAYYLNYQNRRPDYISAFWNVVNWDEVEKRYNEAK comes from the coding sequence TTGGCAAAACACGAACTACCTGCACTTCCGTATGAGTTCAACGCACTTGAACCACACATTGACGAAGAAACGATGAAAATCCACCACGGTAAGCATCATAATGCATATGTAACAAAGCTTAATGGTGCACTTGAAGGGCACGCGGATTTACAAGATAAAAGCATCGAAGCGTTAGTAAGCAATTTAGATGCTGTACCTGAGAACATTCGCACAGCTGTCCGTAACAATGGTGGAGGACATGCCAATCACACATTGTTCTGGCAAGTACTTAGCCCGAATGGTGGAGGAGCTCCTACAGGTGAATTAGCTGACAAAATCAACTCTAAGTTTGGTAGCTATGACCAATTTAAAGAAGACTTCGCTGCAGCAGCAGCTGGTCGATTTGGCTCTGGTTGGGCTTGGCTAGTTGTGAACAATGGTGAACTTGAAATTACAAGTACGCCAAACCAAGACACTCCGTTAATGGAAGGTAAAACACCTATCCTTGGACTTGACGTTTGGGAGCACGCTTATTACCTGAACTATCAAAACCGTCGTCCTGATTACATTTCAGCATTCTGGAATGTGGTTAACTGGGATGAAGTTGAAAAGCGTTATAACGAAGCTAAATAA
- a CDS encoding carboxypeptidase regulatory-like domain-containing protein: MTFPNDVQYTSIPLGAGFYFDVTGDISPKRVDLVGDQSNPSFLMAYDGTNVYFRLRLREDPRNRQKTGFRNNAWGVLFNTGGQAGTYQWMLNVDGRKEQVNLIQNTIEKVNSWNDRAEGTNGRGAPNYSTPIINFDVARVTPTNTRFGNDDNVFLDFFIPAKILFDFLNITEETPLQLVSFTATNSNRYNRDSLRVSEGFQFEDAFSDPISIEDTDVRAKLDLRKVLLSGPTSVSAGTEAEYTARLIVENKGRSNATTVSLKDVIQFDILNTFSITNTSTGHPTFNHQTKTLSWEIGKLAPGATAVLDFEMSGFFNTAGERTLETATVNGTDGETGKALRPDSITTKINVVANGGVVGIVNDQSTGFPLSGVVVELKDGATTIATTTTNTNGKYTLTGIPPGSYTIEYSKVNYLTNIQSVSITSGVITRKDVFLTELTGSINGTVTNSGGGAINNATVLLVDTSGNIVDDTTTNIAGSYSFPSISAGQYSIQVTATNFQSATKGVKVTANNTSIVNFVLEPNPGTVQGVVTSEGSLISGALVEILNTADSVVTQTTTNASGEYVVDDLAPGDYKLRVSKELFMTEVLGFNLSAGETETLNVELKPNPGTLTGKVTDSETGDPLSNTTVQVTNGTGVTVGTTMTDINGDYTLTRLAPGSYTVTFIAIGYGSQSIGAKIQSNQTTTLNVEMKQLVGAVSGTVTDTGTNPISGALVEIFSNHILIASTSTDGNGSYIINNLTPGAYTVSVSKENFGTETVGASVLANEITTANVTLTPNPGILTGTVSTSSGDPIQGAVITIKDLRTGANITQVVTNNQGDYTALGLAPGDYSVFAQAEDFQSQRKGAIIQSGQTTITDFTLVANPASVTGTIINATTGLPITDLMIEVKIVDTFGNVVTSTFTDLNGQYEVNNLMPGIYGILASAPNFQTNSASVKLLPGQLTNVNVTLTPEPGTIIGTITDTGGNPLSNVSITIVDDTGFIVGTVLTDTNGNYVFNGLAPGNYTITSIAAGFQSLSTGAIVQSNETTVVDQSLVSNPGSISGTVSPVVEDTLITLSTSDGIPIASTLTNTNGNFQFNNLQPGQFILTASAPNYQTSTVGTTVVSDQTTSATLTMIPNPAEVSGFITDNSGSPITNATIQVLDENGTVLQTGGSDQSGQYVISNLPPGSFTIVVNAQDFSSATGGVTLEPGETVTDANFVLLPDPGSIVGTIIDTDGDPISGATIIIRTADNLQIRSTTTNEFGEYLVEGIAPASYTVVATAPDFSTNFVGVMVSSNLSSIANIILTSTIGDIVGTVVDENGDPITGDNTGIKIFDNSGALLQTLVANVDGTFSVLGLQPGQYLINARATNYAANSVYVTVIANETETITIPLSLLPGTITGRVFNTSTLNGISGAVLTLTTTEGIPIATTITGMNGDYTANNIPPGTVNISAVAEDFGANAVTAVVGPNETTTANIGLTESLGFLTGYITDINTGNAISGAVLLIDKNGAQIATITSNGSGQFLTQGLSPGDYTAVVAADNYTSRTASFTILPNKTTTLSFALSPEPGIVQGRITNFNTGDPIIGATIAVRSLSPSGPIVATTITGANGEYNVATLAPGTYTIVASANRFGAAEATTIVESNQTETVDVKLVPNPGAIEGTISNSNTGTPLSGILVEIFNVDGILVFSTNTDANGFYQFTGLPPLQFRVVTSNPEFQTEEVGVLVVSDETTIVNFGLEPNPGSISGTITDAETATRLVGAEVLVFSAQDIVPIARALTDGLGQYTITGLVPGTYTIVVNAVGYTENSTGSTVLANETTTTNLSLISESAGVSGTVLGTDGKPFKNAVIKIIDSNGVVVGTSAVNANGFYSIGGLSPGTYSIRVAAPDIASQSSGISLVANEVREVNFVLRVSPGTIFGKVTDQTTGEPIVGANVNILDTNGLVIATTATNTLGNYFVDRLAAGSYTVSVTKSSYAKQTKGAIVNTGELTNVNITLSKSMASIFGILRDKDGNRLESIVTGIRLLDNKGLLLQSIVASPNSDFSFLNLSPGQYLISINAEGFQTKVVPVTLVGGETEELDITLFRESGKVIGRVLNESTEVGIAGATIIVKDSANNLVTTSTSNEDGNFNAENLPIGSLFITASRVGFGTKSVSIMVESNETVAATIRLTPNPGSIEGTVTEEGTGQPISSANVQLFNGDVTLFSTVMTQPDGKYLLTNLTPGVYELAVSRQNYGTKIAGAIVVSDEKTTLDFRLPLDPGSLSGVVTNQVTGERVPGVNVLLRWLSPDGEQLASTLTNEKGEYLFEGLTPAIYTVVAYGGGFGSDIASITVRPNQRTVQNLGIFPLPSTVKGRITDADTGMPIQHTFVRLIASSGTIVQRTETDSSGNYMIQGFDPGDYTVAVRNENYGSFAKSFTAEPLGTQILNFELESAFGSVTGKVKDETTQSFVSGVSIIVLDENEVLIANTLTDQNGNYLIKGLAPGTYSIRALAEGCDSDAKRMTIVAGETTIINFLLTPDPATVRGNVTDTKGNPLNDVSIRVYNVDGLLVNLGVTSREGEYVIGYLPGETLTFTASLPGFAPETKVVDVPPNSNLIINFVLGVSDPGSLQGTVTDAATGDGISGATIAIRRNNVIVAEGLTDTNGRYSINELAEGEYTVLVSAEGYETAVDPIFLDQGETLTKNYALEETAPPTPVRPNQYLLFDCKTGKPLMLDGSTKPTVFTLLCVDEKTGCGTFSYKSRRGEIRILLVCIECFRLVPVN; the protein is encoded by the coding sequence TTGACTTTTCCAAATGATGTTCAATATACCTCGATACCATTAGGTGCGGGGTTCTATTTTGATGTTACAGGTGATATATCCCCCAAAAGGGTGGACTTAGTTGGAGATCAGTCGAATCCGTCGTTTTTAATGGCCTATGATGGAACGAATGTATATTTCCGATTACGATTGCGAGAAGATCCTAGAAATAGACAAAAAACAGGTTTCAGGAATAATGCATGGGGAGTTCTTTTTAATACAGGCGGTCAAGCAGGTACTTACCAATGGATGCTTAATGTGGATGGAAGAAAAGAACAGGTGAACCTTATTCAAAACACGATTGAAAAGGTGAACTCATGGAATGACCGAGCTGAAGGAACGAACGGAAGAGGGGCACCGAATTACTCAACACCAATCATCAATTTCGATGTTGCGAGAGTGACTCCCACAAATACAAGATTTGGGAACGATGATAATGTATTTCTAGACTTCTTCATTCCCGCCAAAATTTTATTCGACTTCTTGAACATTACAGAAGAAACACCATTGCAATTAGTGTCGTTTACGGCTACGAACTCTAACAGATATAATAGAGACTCCTTGCGTGTAAGTGAAGGCTTTCAGTTCGAGGATGCGTTTTCTGATCCGATTTCCATTGAAGATACTGATGTAAGGGCGAAATTGGATTTAAGAAAAGTCTTATTAAGTGGACCTACATCTGTATCGGCTGGTACTGAAGCAGAATATACAGCACGATTAATCGTTGAAAATAAGGGAAGAAGCAATGCAACGACTGTAAGTTTAAAGGATGTTATACAGTTTGATATACTCAATACTTTTTCTATCACAAATACTTCAACGGGACATCCAACTTTCAATCATCAAACGAAAACGCTTAGTTGGGAGATTGGGAAACTAGCACCAGGTGCAACCGCTGTCTTAGATTTTGAAATGAGTGGTTTTTTTAACACAGCAGGTGAAAGAACTTTAGAAACTGCCACTGTTAATGGAACGGACGGTGAAACTGGGAAAGCTTTACGTCCAGATTCTATAACTACCAAGATTAATGTTGTTGCAAATGGTGGAGTCGTAGGGATCGTGAACGATCAATCGACTGGGTTCCCGCTTTCAGGAGTCGTTGTTGAATTGAAAGATGGTGCAACGACGATTGCGACAACTACTACAAATACAAATGGTAAATACACCCTTACAGGTATACCACCTGGGTCCTATACGATTGAATATTCAAAAGTGAATTATCTTACCAACATTCAGAGTGTTTCAATCACCTCTGGGGTCATCACGCGAAAAGATGTTTTCCTAACTGAACTAACAGGAAGTATAAATGGTACCGTTACGAACTCTGGTGGCGGAGCAATTAATAATGCAACTGTCCTGTTAGTAGACACCTCTGGAAATATTGTTGATGATACAACTACCAACATTGCGGGTTCATACTCTTTTCCTTCTATAAGTGCAGGACAGTATTCAATCCAAGTGACTGCAACTAACTTCCAATCTGCAACTAAAGGCGTTAAAGTTACCGCGAATAATACATCTATTGTTAATTTCGTATTAGAACCAAATCCCGGTACAGTGCAAGGTGTAGTTACTTCAGAAGGTTCGCTCATTAGTGGCGCTCTTGTAGAAATATTGAATACTGCAGATTCAGTGGTCACCCAAACGACAACAAATGCTTCAGGAGAATATGTCGTGGATGATCTAGCTCCAGGTGATTATAAACTGAGAGTCAGTAAAGAACTCTTCATGACAGAAGTACTTGGATTTAATTTATCAGCTGGAGAGACAGAAACACTTAATGTAGAATTGAAACCTAATCCTGGAACACTGACTGGTAAAGTTACAGATTCTGAGACAGGTGATCCACTATCCAATACAACAGTACAAGTAACGAATGGAACTGGAGTCACAGTTGGTACAACAATGACAGACATAAACGGAGACTATACACTCACAAGATTAGCGCCTGGTTCCTATACTGTTACATTTATTGCGATAGGTTATGGTTCACAATCTATAGGTGCTAAAATACAATCCAATCAAACAACTACATTGAATGTTGAAATGAAGCAACTCGTTGGAGCGGTTTCTGGTACAGTTACCGACACAGGTACCAATCCTATATCTGGTGCCTTGGTAGAGATTTTCTCAAATCATATACTCATCGCATCAACCTCAACAGATGGCAATGGAAGCTATATTATCAATAACCTCACACCTGGAGCCTATACAGTAAGTGTTTCTAAAGAGAATTTTGGAACGGAAACCGTTGGCGCATCGGTATTAGCGAACGAAATCACCACTGCAAATGTCACTTTAACCCCTAATCCAGGTATCTTGACTGGTACAGTAAGTACTTCATCAGGCGATCCCATTCAAGGTGCGGTCATCACAATTAAAGATCTAAGGACAGGTGCGAATATCACTCAAGTCGTGACGAATAATCAAGGGGATTACACAGCACTTGGTTTGGCTCCTGGAGACTATTCTGTCTTCGCGCAAGCTGAGGATTTCCAGAGTCAACGAAAAGGAGCAATCATCCAATCCGGTCAAACGACGATAACGGACTTCACATTAGTTGCAAATCCTGCAAGTGTCACAGGTACAATCATAAACGCAACTACAGGATTACCAATCACAGACCTCATGATCGAAGTGAAAATTGTTGATACATTCGGGAATGTTGTGACATCTACATTTACAGATTTAAATGGACAATATGAGGTCAATAACCTCATGCCAGGAATATATGGAATTCTTGCCAGTGCGCCGAATTTCCAAACGAACTCCGCATCAGTAAAACTTCTACCTGGCCAATTAACAAATGTAAATGTGACTTTAACGCCGGAACCAGGTACCATAATCGGCACGATTACTGACACAGGTGGGAACCCGCTATCAAATGTATCCATCACCATTGTCGATGATACAGGCTTCATAGTAGGCACTGTTTTGACAGATACGAATGGAAACTACGTATTCAACGGACTGGCTCCAGGGAACTATACCATCACATCCATTGCTGCAGGCTTTCAATCATTATCAACAGGAGCAATTGTCCAATCCAATGAAACCACAGTCGTTGATCAAAGCTTGGTTAGTAATCCGGGCTCCATCTCAGGAACGGTCAGTCCGGTTGTTGAGGATACTTTAATTACATTAAGTACTTCTGATGGCATCCCAATTGCTTCTACATTGACAAATACAAATGGGAACTTCCAATTTAATAACCTCCAACCAGGACAATTCATATTGACTGCTTCAGCACCAAACTATCAAACCTCTACCGTTGGAACTACTGTTGTATCTGATCAAACAACATCAGCTACACTTACGATGATTCCAAATCCAGCAGAAGTAAGCGGATTTATAACTGATAATTCGGGTTCACCAATAACGAATGCGACAATTCAAGTTTTAGATGAAAATGGAACAGTATTGCAGACAGGTGGATCGGACCAAAGTGGGCAATATGTGATAAGTAATCTCCCTCCAGGTTCATTTACAATTGTCGTGAATGCACAAGACTTTTCTTCTGCAACTGGAGGAGTCACATTAGAACCAGGTGAAACAGTTACGGATGCAAACTTCGTCCTCCTACCAGATCCTGGGTCAATTGTTGGTACCATTATCGATACAGACGGCGACCCTATTTCAGGCGCAACGATTATCATACGTACTGCCGATAACCTTCAAATTAGATCGACGACAACGAATGAATTCGGTGAATATCTTGTTGAGGGAATTGCACCAGCGTCATATACAGTAGTGGCTACTGCACCAGATTTCTCTACAAATTTTGTCGGTGTAATGGTAAGTAGTAACCTTAGTTCTATAGCTAACATTATATTGACGAGTACGATAGGAGATATTGTGGGTACAGTTGTAGATGAAAATGGTGACCCGATTACAGGTGACAATACAGGCATTAAGATCTTTGATAATAGTGGTGCACTTCTGCAAACACTTGTTGCGAATGTAGATGGTACCTTCTCAGTTTTAGGTCTACAACCTGGTCAATATTTGATCAATGCTAGAGCTACGAACTATGCTGCTAATTCTGTGTATGTCACTGTTATTGCGAATGAAACAGAAACGATTACGATACCGCTATCCTTATTACCAGGAACGATAACTGGAAGAGTATTCAATACCTCAACATTAAATGGTATAAGCGGAGCTGTTCTTACGCTCACGACCACGGAAGGAATTCCAATCGCGACCACCATTACCGGTATGAACGGTGATTATACAGCTAATAACATTCCACCAGGTACTGTCAACATCAGCGCAGTTGCAGAAGATTTCGGAGCTAACGCTGTCACGGCGGTTGTGGGACCTAACGAAACGACCACTGCGAATATTGGATTGACTGAAAGTCTAGGTTTTCTCACAGGTTATATTACAGATATTAATACAGGGAATGCGATTTCTGGGGCGGTACTTCTGATTGATAAAAATGGCGCTCAAATTGCAACGATTACGTCTAATGGATCAGGACAGTTTTTAACCCAAGGGTTGAGTCCAGGCGATTACACAGCGGTTGTAGCTGCTGATAATTATACGTCTCGGACGGCGAGCTTTACGATTTTACCAAATAAAACGACAACCCTTAGTTTTGCACTCTCTCCTGAGCCTGGAATCGTTCAAGGTCGAATTACGAATTTCAATACGGGGGATCCAATTATAGGAGCGACAATTGCGGTCCGTTCGTTGTCCCCAAGTGGTCCAATTGTTGCGACTACAATAACGGGTGCAAATGGGGAATACAACGTAGCAACATTAGCTCCTGGTACGTATACGATTGTTGCATCAGCCAACCGATTCGGAGCTGCAGAGGCGACAACCATTGTAGAATCGAATCAAACGGAGACAGTAGATGTTAAATTGGTGCCTAACCCAGGAGCAATCGAAGGGACGATTTCTAACTCGAATACAGGCACACCATTATCAGGAATACTAGTAGAAATCTTTAACGTAGATGGGATTTTGGTGTTTTCTACAAATACAGATGCAAATGGTTTCTATCAATTTACAGGGCTTCCCCCGTTGCAATTTAGAGTTGTGACTAGTAATCCAGAATTCCAAACAGAAGAAGTAGGTGTATTGGTTGTCTCTGATGAAACGACGATTGTAAACTTCGGTTTAGAACCTAATCCTGGTTCAATATCTGGGACGATAACAGACGCCGAAACGGCAACAAGACTCGTTGGTGCAGAGGTCCTTGTATTTTCAGCACAAGACATCGTACCCATTGCAAGAGCGCTAACGGACGGGTTAGGACAGTACACAATAACTGGACTCGTACCTGGTACGTATACGATTGTAGTGAATGCAGTTGGATATACTGAAAATTCTACTGGTAGTACGGTATTAGCGAACGAAACAACGACCACGAATTTATCCTTGATAAGTGAGTCTGCTGGCGTTTCTGGGACTGTCCTTGGTACTGACGGAAAACCATTTAAGAATGCGGTTATTAAGATCATTGATAGTAATGGAGTAGTTGTTGGTACAAGTGCAGTGAACGCTAATGGATTTTATTCAATTGGTGGGTTGAGTCCAGGGACGTACTCGATACGTGTCGCTGCACCAGATATTGCATCTCAATCTTCAGGTATCAGTTTAGTAGCAAATGAAGTGAGAGAAGTGAATTTTGTTCTTCGGGTAAGTCCTGGGACGATATTTGGGAAAGTTACCGATCAGACAACTGGAGAACCAATCGTGGGAGCAAATGTCAATATCCTGGATACGAATGGATTGGTAATTGCGACGACAGCGACGAATACGTTAGGCAACTATTTTGTCGACCGATTGGCAGCAGGAAGTTATACAGTTTCGGTAACAAAAAGCTCTTATGCTAAGCAAACGAAAGGGGCAATCGTTAATACTGGCGAATTGACAAATGTCAATATAACTTTATCTAAGTCTATGGCATCGATATTCGGTATTTTACGGGATAAGGATGGAAACAGGCTAGAATCAATAGTGACCGGAATCAGGTTACTTGACAACAAGGGTCTACTCTTACAATCAATAGTCGCTTCACCAAATAGTGATTTCAGTTTTCTTAACTTGAGTCCCGGCCAATACCTGATCAGTATAAATGCAGAAGGATTCCAAACCAAAGTTGTACCCGTGACTCTAGTTGGAGGAGAGACAGAGGAACTAGATATCACCCTATTCAGGGAATCAGGAAAAGTTATTGGTCGAGTATTGAACGAATCCACAGAAGTTGGAATTGCAGGGGCAACCATCATTGTGAAAGATTCAGCGAACAATCTTGTAACGACTAGTACTTCAAATGAGGATGGAAACTTCAATGCTGAAAACCTCCCTATAGGTTCTTTATTTATAACAGCCTCAAGGGTAGGTTTCGGAACAAAGTCTGTAAGTATTATGGTTGAATCGAATGAAACAGTAGCAGCGACTATTCGACTGACTCCGAACCCAGGGAGTATTGAAGGTACGGTAACAGAAGAGGGTACAGGTCAGCCGATTTCAAGTGCTAATGTGCAACTGTTCAATGGTGACGTTACGTTGTTTAGTACTGTCATGACCCAACCTGATGGTAAGTATCTTCTAACGAACTTGACTCCTGGTGTGTATGAATTAGCTGTAAGCCGTCAGAATTATGGAACGAAGATTGCTGGAGCAATCGTAGTAAGTGATGAAAAGACGACACTGGACTTCAGGCTGCCTTTGGACCCAGGAAGTTTAAGTGGAGTTGTAACGAATCAGGTGACTGGAGAAAGGGTACCAGGTGTTAACGTTCTATTGAGGTGGTTAAGTCCAGATGGAGAGCAACTTGCTTCGACTTTGACGAATGAAAAAGGCGAGTATTTATTTGAGGGTTTGACACCAGCTATTTATACGGTAGTAGCATATGGTGGCGGCTTTGGGAGCGACATTGCTTCTATTACAGTTCGTCCAAATCAAAGGACTGTACAAAATCTTGGCATCTTTCCTCTACCTTCCACTGTTAAAGGACGGATAACTGATGCCGATACAGGTATGCCAATACAGCATACGTTTGTCAGGCTCATCGCTTCAAGTGGTACGATTGTTCAACGGACAGAGACAGACTCTTCTGGAAATTATATGATTCAGGGGTTTGACCCAGGGGATTATACAGTGGCTGTGAGAAATGAAAATTACGGATCCTTTGCCAAAAGCTTTACAGCAGAACCGCTCGGGACACAAATTCTAAACTTTGAATTGGAAAGTGCATTTGGATCTGTTACAGGTAAAGTGAAAGATGAAACAACGCAATCGTTTGTCTCCGGCGTCTCCATCATTGTGTTAGATGAAAATGAAGTTCTCATTGCGAACACCCTCACTGATCAAAATGGAAATTACTTGATTAAAGGGCTAGCTCCTGGAACTTATTCTATAAGAGCGCTAGCTGAAGGTTGCGATTCAGATGCAAAGCGAATGACCATCGTTGCAGGAGAGACAACGATCATTAACTTCTTATTAACCCCAGATCCTGCAACTGTCAGAGGGAATGTAACTGATACAAAAGGAAATCCTCTTAATGACGTCAGTATCAGAGTATACAATGTTGATGGATTGCTTGTGAACTTGGGAGTGACAAGTAGAGAGGGGGAATATGTAATTGGTTATCTTCCTGGGGAAACATTGACCTTTACTGCTTCTTTACCAGGGTTTGCGCCAGAGACAAAAGTGGTGGACGTACCACCGAATAGTAATCTTATCATTAATTTTGTTCTAGGCGTCAGTGATCCTGGTTCACTACAAGGGACTGTTACAGATGCAGCTACAGGTGATGGAATTAGTGGTGCGACAATTGCGATTAGAAGAAATAACGTAATAGTAGCAGAGGGCTTAACAGACACGAATGGACGTTATTCCATCAATGAATTAGCAGAAGGGGAGTATACAGTTTTAGTATCCGCGGAAGGTTATGAGACAGCTGTTGATCCGATCTTCTTGGACCAAGGAGAAACTTTGACAAAGAATTACGCATTAGAAGAAACTGCCCCTCCAACACCAGTAAGACCCAATCAATATTTATTGTTTGATTGTAAGACCGGTAAACCTCTCATGTTAGATGGAAGTACAAAACCAACTGTTTTCACATTACTTTGTGTAGATGAGAAAACGGGTTGTGGCACCTTCTCCTATAAGAGTAGAAGAGGTGAAATTAGAATTCTTCTAGTCTGTATAGAATGTTTTAGGCTTGTGCCAGTAAATTAG
- a CDS encoding DUF456 domain-containing protein produces the protein MTVLAWVIISTLFVLAFVGLIYPIIPSSIFLIAGYFVYGWMFDFGPLTWVFWVIQGILVILLYVTDYASNFYGVKKRGGSKYAIWGSTIGLLIGPFIIPVIGILIGPFVGAIVGELLHQKGDFKQAVRVGIGSLLGFIGGTTVKLIIQAGMVIYFLIKVL, from the coding sequence ATGACTGTATTAGCTTGGGTCATAATTTCGACCTTGTTTGTGTTAGCATTTGTGGGATTGATCTATCCGATCATTCCCTCCTCTATTTTTTTAATTGCAGGCTATTTCGTCTATGGATGGATGTTTGATTTCGGACCACTGACCTGGGTGTTTTGGGTCATTCAAGGCATACTCGTCATCCTTCTTTATGTAACTGACTATGCGAGCAATTTTTATGGTGTCAAAAAAAGAGGCGGAAGCAAATATGCAATATGGGGTAGTACAATTGGGCTTTTAATTGGACCATTCATAATTCCGGTGATCGGTATATTGATTGGACCATTTGTAGGTGCGATTGTAGGTGAACTCTTACATCAAAAAGGCGATTTTAAGCAAGCAGTTAGAGTTGGTATCGGCTCATTGTTAGGCTTTATTGGTGGAACAACCGTTAAGTTGATCATCCAAGCAGGTATGGTTATATATTTCTTAATAAAAGTTTTATAA